From Halichondria panicea chromosome 12, odHalPani1.1, whole genome shotgun sequence, a single genomic window includes:
- the LOC135345441 gene encoding TNF receptor-associated factor 4-like, producing the protein MASNSIGGYEQNWLKNPPKRLKCLICLCVAREPQQHGDKGCGKMFCESCISEHQKESTNCPHCRGKLTLFADVNSAQQIKDLKIKCDNLQNGCVWTGELGNLMTHLRSCDYPLLPCINECIINNEIATFLPKDLEEHLTNDCPRRQYECPHCQETGENQESHHSSRDLPKELKHKSAKDVFYSPSFYTSYTGYKMCLRVDANGKHGDEGTHVSVYVYLMKGPNDDSLSWPFTGTVTVELLNQLEDKNHDKKTLTFPADGVASQRVVNGERGTGYGYPSFISHVDLDYNVSKNTQYLKDDTLVFKIVSVQVPDYKPWLE; encoded by the exons ATGGCGTCCAATAGCATTGGTGGCTATGAACAAAACTGGTTGAAGAATCCTCCTAAACGCCTCAAGTGTCTCATCTGCCTTTGTGTAGCCAGAGAGCCTCAACAACATGGAGACAAAGGTTGTGGCAAAATGTTCTGTGAGAGCTGCATCTCTGAGCACCAGAAGGAGAGCACAAATTGTCCACATTGTCGAGGAAAGCTGACTCTCTTTGCAGATGTTAACA GTGCCCAGCAAATAAAAGACCTCAAAATAAAATGCGACAACCTACAAAATGGCTGTGTATGGACGGGGGAACTGGGAAATCTGATGACACACCTTCGGTCATGTGACTACCCCCTCCTGCCGTGTATTAACGAATGCATTATCAATAATGAGATTGCCACATTCCTGCCGAAAGATCTTGAAGAACATCTCACCAACGACTGCCCAAGACGCCAATACGAGTGTCCACATTGCCAGGAGACGGGGGAAAATCAGGAGAGCCACCACTCATCTAGAGACCTGCCCAAAG AACTGAAACACAAGAGTGCCAAAGATGTATTTTACAGTCCTTCATTCTACACTTCTTACACTGGCTACAAGATGTGCTTGAGAGTTGATGCTAATGGCAAACATGGTGACGAAGGCACTCATGTTTCAGTATATGTCTATCTCATGAAGGGACCTAATGATGACTCCCTGTCCTGGCCGTTCACTGGGACAGTCACAGTCGAGCTACTCAACCAACTGGAGGACAAGAACCATGACAAGAAGACGCTCACATTCCCAGCCGACGGTGTGGCCAGTCAGAGAGTGGTGAATGGTGAGAGAGGGACAGGATACGGCTATCCAAGTTTCATCTCCCACGTTGACCTCGACTACAATGTTAGCAAGAACACTCAGTACCTCAAAGACGACACTCTGGTATTCAAGATTGTATCTGTACAAGTACCCGACTACAAGCCGTGGCTGGAGTGA
- the LOC135345628 gene encoding TNF receptor-associated factor 5-like, translated as MASGGYDLKWLQPPPDDLKCLICLCVARDPHQHPGDDTNECGAVFCHSCIIEHKKNETTCPNCRKNLTHFKDAKSARQIRSLKVICNEQTHCCKWTGDLGSLDAHLQSCDYTLLPCTNECKIDNEIAKFLLKDLEDHLTNDCPRRQYQCLHCQETGEHEERTTAHLETCPKVEVTCLNLRCRDKFPRCEIITHQSKCKYEPVSCKYAKVGCETTPLRINLSMHEKNDKVHLRVTAEKVLELTDVVSKSNSTVPRTIRLTNYLKHKSDKDEFYGPPFYTSYNGYKMCLRVYANGWGTGEGTHVAVHAYLMKGDNDDSLSWPFPGTVTFELLNQLEDKNHYKWTTTFPADYACSRRVVDGERGRGYGSHKYISHTDLDYNVSKNTQYLKDDTLVFRVSVQIPDHKPWLE; from the exons ATGGCGTCCGGTGGCTATGATCTGAAGTGGTTGCAGCCCCCTCCTGATGACCTTAAGTGTCTCATCTGCCTCTGTGTGGCCAGGGACCCTCACCAACATCCTGGAGATGACACCAACGAATGTGGCGCAGTATTCTGTCATAGCTGCATCATTGAGCATAAGAAGAACGAGACGACTTGTCCAAACTGTCGGAAAAACCTAACTCACTTCAAAGATGCTAAAA GTGCCCGGCAAATCAGATCACTTAAAGTAATCTGCAATGAACAAACACATTGCTGCAAGTGGACGGGGGACCTTGGCTCCTTAGATGCACACcttcagtcatgtgactatacTCTCCTGCCCTGTACTAACGAGTGCAAGATCGATAATGAGATTGCCAAATTTCTGCTGAAAGATCTTGAAGACCACCTTACCAACGACTGCCCAAGACGTCAGTACCAGTGTCTACATTGCCAGGAGACGGGGGAACATGAGGAGAGGACCACCGCTCATCTAGAGACCTGCCCAAAGGTTGAGGTAACATGTTTGAACTTGAGATGCCGAGACAAATTTCCTCGCTGTGAGATCATTACCCATCAATCCAAGTGTAAATATGAGCCTGTGTCGTGCAAGTATGCCAAGGTTGGCTgtgagaccacacctctaCGCATTAACCTCTCGATGCACGAGAAAAACGACAAAGTTCACCTTCGAGTGACTGCTGAAAAAGTTCTAGAGCTTACTGATGTTGTCTCTAAATCTAATAGTACAGTTCCTCGTACAATCAGACTAACTAACTATCTGAAACACAAGAGTGACAAAGATGAATTTTACGGTCCTCCATTCTACACTTCTTACAATGGCTATAAAATGTGCTTGAGAGTTTATGCCAATGGTTGGGGTACTGGTGAGGGCACTCATGTTGCAGTGCATGCCTATCTCATGAAGGGAGACAATGATGACTCCCTGTCATGGCCGTTCCCTGGGACAGTCACATTCGAGCTACTCAATCAACTGGAGGACAAGAACCATTACAAGTGGACAACAACATTCCCAGCAGACTATGCGTGCAGTCGGAGAGTGGTGGACGGtgagagagggagaggatACGGCAGCCACAAGTACATTTCCCACACTGACCTCGACTACAATGTTAGCAAGAACACTCAATACCTCAAAGACGACACTCTAGTGTTCAGGGTATCTGTACAAATACCCGACCACAAGCCGTGGCTGGAGTGA
- the LOC135345629 gene encoding TNF receptor-associated factor 4-like — protein MASNIIGGYDLNWLEAPSQELKCLICLSVARDPQQHGDEGCGKMFCESCISEHQKESTNCPHCRENLTLFTDVRSAQQIKLLKINCDNRENGCVWTGELGNLTTHLRSCDYPLLPCINECIINNEIATFLPKDLEDHLTNNCPRRQYECPHCQETGEHEERTTIHLETCSKVEIPCSNLRCRDKFPRCEIITHQSMCEYEPVSCKYAKVGCKTTPLRINLSKHEKNDKVHLRVTAEKVLELTSFVSRSNTVPRTIRLPNYLKHKSDKDQFYSPPFYTSYNGYKMCVRVDANGNGAGEGTHVSVYAYLMKGDNDDSLSWPFTGRVTLELLNQLEDRNHHKVTIPFPADSKSSQRVVEHERASLGYGRPKFISHADLDYNACENTQYLKDDTLVFRVSVQVPDYKPWLQ, from the exons ATGGCGTCCAATATCATAGGTGGCTATGACCTGAATTGGTTGGAAGCACCTTCGCAGGAGCTAAAATGTCTCATTTGCCTGTCAGTAGCCAGAGACCCTCAACAGCATGGAGACGAAGGTTGTGGCAAAATGTTTTGTGAGAGCTGCATCTCTGAGCATCAGAAGGAGAGCACAAATTGTCCACACTGTCGAGAAAACTTAACTCTCTTTACAGACGTTCGAA GTGCCCAGCAAATAAAGCTCCTAAAAATAAATTGTGATAACCGAGAAAATGGCTGTGTATGGACGGGGGAACTGGGAAATCTGACGACACACCTTCGGTCATGTGACTACCCCCTTCTGCCGTGTATTAACGAATGCATCATCAATAATGAGATTGCCACATTCCTGCCGAAAGATCTTGAAGACCACCTCACCAACAACTGCCCAAGACGCCAATACGAGTGTCCACATTGCCAGGAGACGGGGGAACATGAGGAGAGGACCACCATTCATCTAGAGACCTGTTCAAAGGTTGAGATACCATGTTCGAACTTGAGATGCCGAGACAAATTTCCTCGCTGTGAGATCATTACCCATCAATCCATGTGTGAATACGAGCCTGTGTCCTGCAAATATGCCAAGGTTGGCTGTAAGACCACACCTCTACGCATAAACCTCTCGAAGCACGAGAAAAACGACAAAGTTCACCTTCGAGTGACTGCTGAAAAAGTTCTAGAGCTTACCAGCTTTGTCTCTAGATCTAATACAGTTCCTCGTACAATCAGACTACCTAACTATCTGAAACACAAGAGTGACAAAGATCAGTTTTACAGTCCTCCATTCTACACTTCTTACAATGGCTATAAgatgtgtgtacgtgtggatGCCAATGGCAACGGTGCTGGTGAGGGCACTCATGTTTCAGTGTATGCCTATCTCATGAAGGGAGACAATGATGACTCCCTGTCCTGGCCGTTCACTGGGAGGGTCACATTGGAGCTACTCAACCAACTGGAGGACAGGAACCATCACAAGGTGACAATCCCATTCCCAGCAGACAGTAAGTCCAGTCAGAGAGTGGTGGAGCATGAGAGAGCATCACTAGGATACGGCCGGCCAAAGTTCATCTCCCACGCTGACCTCGACTACAATGCGTGCGAGAACACTCAGTACCTCAAAGACGACACTCTGGTGTTCAGGGTATCTGTACAAGTACCCGACTACAAGCCGTGGCTGCAGTGA
- the LOC135345627 gene encoding TNF receptor-associated factor 3-like, with protein MASNNAGGYDLNWLKDPPDDLKCLICLCVARDPHQHPGDDTNECGKVFCHSCITEYQMNNSTCPNCRKDLTFFKDAKSARQIRSLEVICDNLKNGCGWTGELGSLDTHLQSCDYALLPCTNVCKKENDQIAKFLREYLEEHLTNDCPRRQYKCPYFQETGEHEERTTTHLETCPKIEEPCPNDRCKNKIVRCDIKTHRSRCEYEPVPCKYAEVGCKERLLRKDLKKHEEDVQLHLQVTVDKVLDLTKMNFQTVPRTIRLANYQKHKSDKDNFYSPPFYTSYTGYKMCLKIDANGWGDGEGTHVSVFACLMKGDNDDSLSWPFTGTVSFELLNQLEDKNHHEDTIPFPADGVASQRVVDGERGRGYGRSKYISHANLDYNVDENTQYLKDDTLVFKIISVQVPDYKPWLE; from the exons ATGGCTTCGAACAACGCTGGTGGCTATGATCTGAACTGGTTGAAGGATCCTCCTGATGACCTCAAGTGTCTCATCTGCCTCTGTGTGGCCAGGGACCCTCACCAACATCCTGGAGATGACACCAACGAATGTGGCAAAGTATTCTGTCATAGCTGCATCACTGAATACCAGATGAACAATAGTACTTGCCCAAATTGTAGAAAAGACCTCACTTTTTTCAAAGATGCAAAAA gtgcccGGCAAATCAGGTCCCTCGAAGTAATTTGCGACAACCTAAAGAATGGCTGTGGGTGGACGGGAGAACTTGGCTCCTTAGATACACACcttcagtcatgtgactatgCTCTCCTGCCTTGTACTAATGTGTGCAAAAAGGAGAACGACCAGATTGCCAAGTTTCTGAGAGAGTATCTTGAAGAACACCTCACCAACGACTGCCCAAGACGTCAGTACAAGTGTCCATATTTCCAGGAGACGGGGGAACATGAGGAGAGGACCACCACTCATCTAGAAACCTGTCCAAAGATCGAGGAACCATGTCCGAATGACAGATGTAAAAACAAAATTGTTCGCTGCGACATAAAAACCCATCGATCCAGGTGTGAGTACGAACCTGTGCCCTGCAAGTACGCTGAAGTCGGGTGCAAGGAGAGACTTCTACGCAAAGACCTCAAGAAGCACGAGGAAGATGTCCAGCTTCACCTTCAAGTGACAGTTGACAAAGTACTGGACCTTACTAAAATGAACTTTCAAACAGTTCCTCGTACGATCAGGCTAGCTAACTATCAGAAACACAAGAGTGACAAAGATAACTTTTACAGTCCTCCATTCTACACCTCGTACACTGGCTATAAAATGTGCTTGAAAATTGATGCCAATGGCTGGGGTGATGGTGAGGGTACTCATGTTTCAGTGTTTGCCTGTCTCATGAAGGGAGACAATGACGACTCCCTGTCCTGGCCGTTCACTGGGACAGTCTCATTTGAGCTACTCAACCAACTGGAGGACAAGAACCATCACGAGGATACGATCCCATTCCCAGCAGACGGTGTGGCCAGTCAGAGAGTGGTGGATGGTGAGAGGGGGAGAGGATACGGCAGGTCTAAGTACATCTCCCACGCCAACCTTGACTACAATGTCGACGAGAACACTCAGTACCTCAAAGACGACACTCTGGTGTTCAAGATTATATCTGTACAAGTACCCGACTACAAGCCGTGGCTGGAGTGA
- the LOC135345625 gene encoding TNF receptor-associated factor 5-like, translating into MATGGEERLDPIWVEAPPNELVCAICKDVATEPQQHGGPQGCGKVFCTTCITQSQHTRLGNTCPCCRQTLTLFQDTKSAQQINALQVRCNNLDNGCEWTGELGNLATHFRLCDYRLVSCPNECDDNGQITKLTKKNLNDHLTNDCLRRQYLCPHHQDRGEYQVIVKKVHKCRNKSCKHKGPCSELQSHLDECDYEPVPCKYAKYGCEKTPQRKDLKRHEETDKHDVSIHVVEQLKADLENKIQALEDSLPSLCVHGIEAACTDEQGAVITAIDSKVAELRLELERHITEIRTEQLPSPPTTTAPQPAATPAYAPLTCKMTEYRTFQANEQFATFLFYTYRKGYKVSINIDASGYGAGEGTHVSVYAHLMKGDNDDSLSWPFTGTVTVELLNQLEDKKHHSKKFRFYCNAAADEEHIEMGGIEQFLPHSKVQQLSSRWRRCQYLQDDSLIFRISVDVDNYKPWLE; encoded by the exons ATGGCTACAGGAGGAGAAGAGAGACTTGACCCAATTTGGGTCGAAGCGCCTCCAAATGAGTTGGTGTGTGCAATCTGTAAAGATGTGGCTACTGAACCTCAACAGCACGGGGGGCCACAAGGGTGTGGCAAAGTGTTCTGCACAACCTGCATCACTCAAAGTCAACACACAAGACTAGGCAACACTTGtccttgctgcaggcaaacaTTAACATTATTTCAAGATACAAAAA gtgctCAACAAATCAATGCCCTTCAAGTGAGGTGCAATAACCTTGACAATGGTTGTGAGTGGACGGGGGAGCTTGGAAATCTGGCAACACACTTTCGGTTATGTGACTATCGCCTAGTATCTTGCCCCAATGAGTGCGATGACAATGGCCAGATTACTAAATTAACCAAAAAAAATCTTAATGATCATCTCACCAACGACTGCCtaagacgccagtatctgtgCCCACATCACCAGGATAGGGGGGAGTATCAGGTGATTGTTAAAAAGGTACATAAGTGCCGAAACAAATCATGTAAGCATAAAGGCCCTTGTAGTGAACTACAATCCCATTTGGATGAATGTGACTACGAGCCAGTACCCTGCAAATATGCAAAATATGGATGCGAAAAAACACCTCAGCGAAAAGACCTAAAAAGACACGAGGAAACTGACAAACACGACGTATCGATACACGTGGTTGAGCAGCTAAAAGCAGATTTAGAAAATAAGATACAAGCTCTAGAGGATAGCTTACcctctctgtgtgtgcatgggataGAGGCTGCATGCACTGACGAGCAAGGAGCAGTAATAACTGCTATAGACTCTAAAGTAGCAGAGTTGAGATTAGAATTAGAGAGACACATTACAGAAATACGAACCGAACAACTACCCTCTCCACCCACCACAACAGCCCCCCAACCTGCTGCTACCCCTGCATACGCTCCTCTCACATGCAAAATGACTGAGTACAGAACATTTCAAGCTAATGAACAGTTCGCTACCTTCCTTTTTTACACGTATCGAAAAGGATACAAGGTGTCTATCAATATTGATGCCAGTGGCTATGGTGCTGGTGAGGGCACTCATGTTTCAGTGTATGCTCATCTCATGAAGGGAGACAATGATGATTCCCTGTCCTGGCCGTTCACTGGAACAGTCACAGTCGAGCTACTCAACCAACTGGAGGACAAGAAACATCATAGCAAGAAATTCAGATTCTATTGCAATGCTGCAGCTGACGAAGAACACATTGAAATGGGTGGCATAGAACAGTTCTTACCTCACTCTAAAGTACAGCAGCTCAGTAGCAGGTGGCGAAGATgccagtatcttcaagacgACAGTCTGATCTTTCGGATTTCAGTGGATGTGGACAATTATAAGCCGTGGCTAGAGTGA
- the LOC135345631 gene encoding mitochondrial carrier homolog 2-like — protein MEKEEGPGEEYTGGDDVLTEEEDAGEAEPTPEQQMIDNARDLLGLNETTTGTPKDGFVSKVFRPLATAPLYPVQLVQVLIQLGYEPTPPQRRYSFFFRQYLYYYPGIYGYAKNIVQKDGWKALYRGLGVSLFSSVVGISAHALIHPMVTQAVTNLPVYTVSEATSSDVPDTEPQEIETTRAVLVQATRSFVIGLITSVSVEMIVRPFNMIAIRSIAQHVGKESMYNGVFSSIRQIYNDEGLTGFYAGLAPAILGHAFSCIIYSSMWIAFEMIAINCPYRWMKLFIRGLVAVPLLAYIPRTYSYPFSLMTNMMAVNKTQLQVAAGQPGYCSWRDCYRDLKSTGSLYRGSVVLFPRFAYKELPTSS, from the exons ATGGAGAAAGAAGAAGGACCTGGGGAAGAGTATACGGGAGGTGACGATGTCCTCACTGAAGAGGAGGACGCTGGAGAGGCGGAACCAACACCAGAGCAGCAGATGATAGACAACGCAAGGGATCTGCTGGGATTGAATGAGACCACTACTGGTACTCCCAAGGACGGCTTCGTGTCTAAAGTGTTCCGTCCACTGGCCACTGCCCCGCTCTACCCAGTGCAACTAGTTCAG gtgctgATTCAACTGGGCTATGAGCCGACGCCCCCGCAACGTCGCTACAGCTTCTTCTTCCGCCAATACCTCTACTACTACCCGGGGATATACGGATATGCCAAGAATATCGTACAGAAGGATGGATGGAAGGCACTGTATCGAGGTCTGGGAGTATCTCTGTTCAGCTCTGTGGTCGGAATATCAGCACATGCTCTTATACACCCGATGGTGACTCAAGCAGTGACAAATCTCCCTGTCTACACTGTCAGTGAAGCCACTAGCAGCGATGTCCCTGACACTGAGCCTCAGGAAATTGAAACGACTCGTGCTGTACTAGTACAAGCTACAAGATCATTTGTTATTGGTCTCATTACGAGCGTCTCCGTGGAGATGATTGTTCGGCCGTTCAACATGATTGCTATACGCTCAATAGCACAACACGTCGGTAAAGAAAGCATGTACAATGGAGTGTTCTCTTCAATACGACAGATTTACAACGACGAAGGGTTGACTGGATTCTACGCTGGTTTAGCCCCTGCGATCCTAGGCCATGCATTCAGTTGCATCATCTACTCTTCGATGTGGATTGCCTTCGAAATGATTGCAATAAACTGTCCATACCGATGGATGAAGCTATTTATCCGTGGTCTCGTCGCTGTACCTCTCCTGGCGTACATCCCTCGTACTTATTCATATCCCTTCTCACTCATGACCAACATGATGGCTGTCAATAAAACGCAACTACAGGTGGCAGCAGGACAGCCAGGGTACTGCTCGTGGCGCGACTGCTATAGAGACTTGAAGTCGACCGGATCGCTGTATAGAGGGTCAGTGGTACTCTTCCCAAGATTTGCTTATAAAGAACTACCCACTAGTTCATAG